The Brachyspira hyodysenteriae ATCC 27164 genome includes a window with the following:
- a CDS encoding ABC transporter permease, with product MEENIENISLKEKEKIVIANKKKEKSKFFIISVISVVVFLIIWQLITDVFKLFPSYSLPSPYTVFKSFIYKLTNKAPDNGTLFQHILASLQVALTGYFLGAAIGIPLGICMAWFKKFNLVATPLFDLIRPIPTIAWIPMMILWFGIGLGAKSAIVFMSAFVPCVINTYSGIKATTQVHLWVAQTFGASRRQMLKEVAIPTALPYIFTGLRVSLGSSWTSLCAAEMLAASRGLGFMIQLNRQLARADLIIVGMLTIGAVGAILSVGLGYLEKKYVKR from the coding sequence ATGGAAGAGAATATAGAAAATATTTCATTAAAAGAAAAAGAAAAAATCGTCATAGCCAATAAAAAGAAAGAGAAAAGCAAATTTTTTATTATATCTGTAATATCTGTTGTAGTATTTCTTATAATATGGCAGTTAATAACAGATGTATTTAAATTATTTCCTTCATATTCTCTTCCAAGTCCTTATACAGTTTTTAAATCTTTTATTTATAAACTTACAAATAAAGCACCTGATAATGGTACATTGTTTCAGCATATATTAGCATCTTTGCAAGTGGCATTAACCGGTTATTTTTTAGGAGCTGCTATAGGAATACCTCTTGGAATATGTATGGCTTGGTTCAAAAAATTTAATTTAGTAGCAACTCCATTATTCGACCTTATAAGACCAATACCAACTATAGCATGGATACCTATGATGATATTATGGTTTGGAATAGGATTAGGAGCAAAATCAGCAATAGTATTTATGTCAGCATTTGTACCTTGTGTAATTAATACTTATAGCGGAATAAAAGCAACTACTCAAGTACATTTATGGGTAGCACAAACTTTTGGAGCTTCAAGAAGACAAATGCTTAAAGAAGTTGCCATACCAACAGCTTTACCTTATATATTTACAGGACTTAGAGTATCTCTAGGTTCTTCTTGGACTTCTTTATGTGCAGCTGAAATGCTTGCAGCAAGCAGAGGTTTAGGTTTTATGATACAGTTAAACAGACAGTTAGCAAGAGCAGATTTAATAATAGTGGGTATGCTTACAATAGGAGCTGTAGGAGCAATTTTATCTGTTGGATTAGGCTATTTAGAAAAAAAATATGTTAAAAGATAA
- a CDS encoding sulfatase family protein, protein MNSKKPNIILITADQMRADSIEYINDEVKTPVLNELAENGSVFTNSFCTSPVCTPSRASIFTGRYPMNIGAWNIGTELNEDEVTLADYLKEDNYFNVASGKMHFRPQLKNLNWEFEDVPKRDRVRERDKTYYGFDITHITEDDKQGEYLDFANSHGCNLEIGKGIDGINPIPEELHQTYWTAQKAIDEIDNFNFDKPLFMWVSFVDPHHPFDPIKKYYDIYKDIKPKELNSKLKLDKKRPEHLTKQGDRGYWPGGGEEHHYSEEEIKEIKKLYYGMISFIDSQIGRIIDKLKEKNEFDNTIIIFTSDHGEYLGDYGLLKKGPFMYDCLIKVPLLFYGKGIVKNRSDEIIENIDILPTILDMLGKEIPYGIQGHSIKNILIGEDKNKTYKKGAVITYDAHDRGIFIKTYRTKQYKLSIFLDEEYGEFYDLEKDPNEENNLFFNKEYDEIKNKLLLEMCHKMIECSDPLNRRYASW, encoded by the coding sequence ATGAATAGTAAAAAACCAAATATAATATTAATCACAGCAGATCAAATGCGTGCTGATTCTATAGAATATATCAATGATGAGGTAAAGACTCCCGTATTAAATGAATTAGCAGAAAATGGAAGCGTATTTACCAATTCTTTTTGTACAAGTCCTGTATGTACTCCTTCAAGAGCTTCTATTTTTACAGGAAGATATCCCATGAATATAGGAGCTTGGAATATAGGAACAGAATTAAATGAAGATGAAGTAACTTTAGCAGACTATTTAAAAGAAGATAATTATTTCAATGTTGCTTCAGGTAAAATGCATTTCAGACCTCAGCTTAAAAATCTAAATTGGGAATTTGAGGATGTACCAAAAAGAGATAGAGTAAGAGAAAGAGATAAAACATATTATGGATTTGATATAACGCATATAACAGAAGATGATAAGCAGGGAGAATATTTAGATTTTGCTAATAGTCATGGATGCAATTTAGAAATAGGTAAAGGAATAGATGGAATCAATCCTATACCAGAAGAATTGCATCAAACTTATTGGACAGCACAGAAAGCTATTGATGAGATAGATAATTTTAATTTTGATAAACCATTATTTATGTGGGTAAGTTTTGTAGATCCTCATCATCCATTTGATCCTATAAAGAAATATTATGATATTTATAAAGATATTAAACCAAAAGAACTTAATAGTAAATTAAAATTAGATAAAAAAAGACCAGAGCATTTGACTAAACAGGGTGATAGAGGATATTGGCCAGGAGGCGGAGAAGAACATCATTATAGTGAAGAAGAAATAAAAGAAATAAAAAAACTTTATTATGGAATGATAAGTTTTATAGATTCTCAGATAGGAAGGATAATAGATAAATTAAAAGAGAAAAATGAATTTGATAATACAATAATAATATTTACAAGTGATCATGGAGAATATTTAGGAGATTATGGTCTTTTGAAAAAGGGACCTTTTATGTATGATTGCTTGATAAAGGTACCATTATTATTTTATGGTAAAGGTATAGTAAAAAATAGAAGTGATGAAATAATAGAAAATATTGATATACTGCCAACAATATTAGATATGTTAGGAAAAGAAATTCCTTATGGTATACAAGGTCATAGCATAAAGAATATTTTAATAGGTGAAGATAAAAATAAAACATATAAAAAAGGTGCTGTAATTACTTATGATGCTCATGATAGGGGTATATTTATAAAGACATACAGAACTAAACAATATAAACTTTCAATATTTTTAGATGAAGAATATGGAGAGTTTTATGATTTAGAAAAAGATCCTAATGAAGAAAATAATTTATTTTTTAATAAAGAATATGATGAAATAAAGAATAAATTATTATTAGAGATGTGTCATAAGATGATAGAATGCAGCGATCCATTGAACAGAAGATATGCTAGTTGGTAA
- a CDS encoding type I restriction-modification system subunit M translates to MLASENDKDIKKELWAASDKLRGNIDASEYKYVILGLVFLKYISDKFEIRYNELVKEGFDMQDEIAAYREKNIFYLPEESRFNYISSHARSDEIGAIIDEAMLKIEENNTKLKGILPKNYSRPELDKRRLGEIIDLFSNIKIANKNKKDILGNVYEYFLSQFATAEGKRGGEFYTPSPIVKLLVEILEPYKGRIYDPCCGSGGMFVQSAKFLEAHSESVNNISVYGQESNPTTWKLCNMNVAIHGIDGNLGRNNADTFFEDLHKNLKADYILANPPFNMSDWGADALKDDYRWKWGIPPNGNANYGWLSHIASKLSESGKAGVVLANGSLSTQTSGEGLIRQNMIKDDLIECIISLPTQLFISTQIPVSLWFLNKDKKQKGHILFIDARNYGRMESRVQRVLDDDDIEAIAKTVHSWQKGKGYKDIKGYCKSASLEEISKEDYILTTGRYVGLEEEDNKEEDFDAKMKVLTEELGECFKESRKLEKIIKDNLEEIGYSIK, encoded by the coding sequence ATGCTTGCTTCAGAAAATGATAAGGATATAAAAAAAGAATTATGGGCTGCTTCTGATAAATTAAGAGGTAATATAGACGCTTCGGAATATAAGTATGTAATACTTGGACTTGTATTTTTGAAATATATATCTGATAAATTTGAAATAAGATATAATGAGCTTGTAAAAGAAGGCTTTGATATGCAAGATGAAATAGCAGCATACAGAGAAAAAAATATATTCTATTTGCCTGAGGAGTCAAGATTCAATTATATATCATCACATGCACGTTCTGATGAGATAGGTGCTATTATAGATGAGGCTATGCTTAAAATTGAAGAAAATAATACAAAATTGAAAGGCATACTTCCCAAAAATTACAGCCGTCCTGAACTTGATAAAAGAAGGCTAGGGGAGATAATAGATTTATTTTCTAATATAAAAATAGCCAATAAAAATAAAAAAGATATATTGGGAAATGTGTATGAATATTTTTTATCGCAATTTGCAACTGCCGAAGGAAAAAGAGGCGGAGAGTTCTATACGCCATCGCCAATAGTTAAACTTTTAGTTGAAATATTAGAACCATATAAAGGTAGAATATATGACCCTTGCTGCGGAAGCGGAGGAATGTTCGTACAGAGTGCAAAGTTTTTGGAGGCACATTCTGAAAGCGTAAATAATATATCAGTATACGGACAGGAAAGCAACCCTACAACTTGGAAGCTATGTAATATGAATGTAGCAATACATGGAATAGACGGCAATTTGGGAAGGAATAATGCGGATACTTTTTTTGAAGATTTGCATAAAAATTTGAAAGCGGATTATATATTAGCGAATCCTCCTTTTAATATGTCAGATTGGGGAGCAGATGCTTTAAAAGATGATTATCGCTGGAAATGGGGCATTCCTCCAAATGGAAATGCGAATTACGGCTGGCTTTCTCATATAGCGTCAAAATTATCAGAAAGCGGTAAAGCTGGTGTGGTATTAGCAAACGGCTCTCTTTCTACTCAAACATCAGGCGAGGGTTTAATAAGACAGAATATGATAAAAGATGATTTGATAGAATGCATAATATCTCTTCCTACTCAATTATTTATATCAACTCAAATACCTGTTTCATTATGGTTTTTGAATAAGGATAAAAAGCAGAAAGGACATATACTTTTTATAGATGCAAGAAATTACGGTAGAATGGAGAGCAGGGTTCAGAGGGTTTTAGATGATGATGATATAGAAGCAATAGCAAAAACTGTTCATAGCTGGCAGAAAGGCAAAGGCTATAAAGATATAAAAGGATACTGCAAAAGTGCTTCTTTGGAAGAGATATCAAAAGAAGATTATATACTTACAACAGGCAGATATGTAGGGCTTGAAGAAGAGGATAATAAGGAAGAAGATTTTGATGCGAAGATGAAAGTTTTAACAGAAGAATTGGGCGAATGTTTTAAAGAAAGCAGGAAATTGGAAAAGATAATAAAGGATAATTTAGAGGAAATAGGCTATAGTATTAAATAA
- a CDS encoding ABC transporter substrate-binding protein produces MRKTVKIITSLVLIACLFLLASCANKGSSSSGDATTLKVAVMPFLNSVPIEYMINNKLDEKYGFKIETVYFPSGGPMNEALGAGLWEVGTLSAASVYSLANYNAHVVADIGHSEGGIEVLVNPDSDILTVKGVNKDFPEVYGDAATLKGKTIAVPTGTISHLNVIHWLRAINVDPNTVNIVHMEFPQAYQALKAKKIDAAALNPPTSFSAEADGMKIVSSLTTLNIPQYDSIIVSDEAFNNKKDTIVLYIKAFLEACDALQADPNMAAQELLNWYTKNGSTSTLEACQSEVQTRPFVTTEEIKNIKTGDSVRITADFFASQSLITEDKLTVVDQNVDTELLGKALN; encoded by the coding sequence ATGAGAAAAACAGTGAAAATTATTACTTCATTAGTTTTAATTGCATGTTTGTTTTTATTAGCTTCATGTGCTAATAAGGGATCATCATCTTCTGGTGATGCAACAACATTGAAAGTGGCTGTAATGCCATTTTTAAACTCTGTACCTATTGAGTATATGATTAATAACAAATTAGATGAAAAATATGGTTTTAAAATTGAAACTGTATATTTCCCATCAGGCGGTCCTATGAATGAAGCATTAGGTGCTGGTTTATGGGAAGTTGGTACATTAAGTGCTGCTTCTGTATATTCTTTGGCTAATTATAATGCTCATGTTGTAGCTGATATAGGACACTCTGAAGGCGGTATAGAAGTATTAGTTAATCCTGATTCTGATATATTAACAGTTAAGGGCGTTAATAAAGATTTTCCAGAAGTTTATGGAGATGCTGCTACTTTAAAAGGAAAAACTATAGCCGTACCTACTGGAACAATATCTCATTTAAATGTTATACATTGGCTTAGAGCTATAAATGTTGATCCTAATACAGTTAATATAGTTCATATGGAATTCCCTCAGGCATATCAAGCTTTAAAAGCTAAAAAAATAGATGCTGCTGCTTTGAATCCTCCAACTTCTTTCTCTGCTGAAGCTGATGGAATGAAAATAGTTTCAAGTTTAACTACATTAAATATACCTCAGTACGATTCAATAATAGTATCTGATGAAGCTTTCAATAATAAAAAAGATACTATAGTGTTATATATTAAAGCATTCTTAGAAGCATGCGATGCATTACAGGCTGATCCTAATATGGCTGCTCAAGAATTATTAAATTGGTATACAAAAAATGGATCTACTTCTACTTTAGAAGCTTGTCAGTCTGAAGTTCAAACTCGTCCTTTTGTTACAACAGAAGAAATCAAAAATATAAAAACAGGTGATTCTGTAAGAATAACAGCTGACTTCTTTGCAAGCCAGTCTTTAATAACAGAGGATAAATTAACTGTTGTTGACCAAAATGTAGATACTGAATTATTAGGTAAAGCATTAAATTGA
- a CDS encoding alpha-hydroxy-acid oxidizing protein: MKGKRIIIIGAGLLQVPAIQIAQEMGLYTIVFDYNKDAHGMKIADYPMVVSTRDVDGSVRAARDLSQKMEIHGVITVGTDASTTVAAVANALGLPGNRFEDAYAASNKIRMRERFKKNNVPQPNFFPVWNYEEAMEAYKHLNTPVVVKPADNMGARGVMKVSNESDILSAFNRAKSASPSGEVIMEEFMDGPELSIDMLIYNDEIHVTGVADRIIEFPPFFIETGHIMPSALEKEKIDDAINVMKAGIKALNLKIGAAKGDIKVTKNGAMVGEIAARLSGGFMSAYTYPLATGVNLIKNAIEIALGNPPSDLKPKWDKVSVEKAFLPGIGIIESIDGVENAKKIEGVKEVFIKTKAGDILVTPTNNLEKAGNVITVGKTRDEAVAIANKAINAVHFRLTDEKSITVEEIKRIAQEKLASKHNVNYLFKDNIDEKTGLSNYSFNPSIIHEEKEVKLETTLFNMHVSQPVIIDTIHNLSEVIDGIMDIREYYETVMDSASNCEILAILNDFNNEELFELSVKTVKGKKRGIIMIDGNNSQDIILQRLRESEKNGACAVGIDFSYCYNINSNDKIYVRSEKELSKMIKEIDIPIIIKGISNENDIHNINSAHANAVYFSNNNKYALKGMEKVADTINRVACNLHNSHKMQLLWLAESPRYGTDVFKYFMLGANAVSITEESFIAAISKGRKGLEYAIYSNKLELEKMMKVFGQPKLKFNNAIWRKN; this comes from the coding sequence ATGAAAGGCAAACGTATAATAATAATAGGTGCAGGACTTCTTCAAGTACCAGCAATACAAATAGCTCAGGAAATGGGACTTTATACAATAGTATTCGATTATAATAAAGATGCACATGGTATGAAAATAGCAGATTATCCTATGGTAGTATCCACAAGAGATGTTGATGGAAGTGTAAGAGCTGCGAGAGATTTAAGTCAGAAAATGGAAATACATGGTGTTATTACGGTAGGTACAGATGCTTCTACTACTGTAGCTGCTGTAGCTAATGCCTTAGGACTTCCTGGAAATAGATTTGAAGATGCTTATGCTGCTTCAAACAAGATAAGAATGCGTGAAAGATTCAAAAAAAATAATGTGCCTCAGCCGAATTTCTTTCCTGTATGGAATTATGAAGAAGCAATGGAAGCATATAAACATTTAAATACTCCTGTTGTTGTTAAACCTGCTGATAATATGGGAGCCCGCGGTGTAATGAAAGTGTCTAATGAAAGTGACATATTAAGTGCATTTAATAGGGCAAAAAGTGCTTCGCCTTCAGGAGAAGTAATAATGGAAGAGTTTATGGATGGACCTGAATTATCTATCGATATGCTTATATATAATGATGAAATACATGTTACAGGAGTTGCTGATAGAATAATAGAATTTCCACCATTTTTTATAGAAACAGGTCATATTATGCCTTCTGCATTAGAAAAAGAAAAGATAGATGATGCAATCAATGTTATGAAAGCTGGTATAAAAGCATTAAATTTAAAAATAGGTGCTGCTAAAGGTGATATAAAAGTAACAAAAAATGGTGCTATGGTTGGAGAAATTGCGGCAAGATTATCAGGCGGATTTATGAGTGCTTATACCTACCCTCTTGCTACAGGTGTAAATCTAATAAAAAATGCTATAGAAATAGCATTAGGTAATCCTCCAAGTGATTTAAAACCTAAATGGGATAAAGTTTCTGTTGAAAAAGCATTTCTTCCAGGTATAGGAATAATAGAATCTATTGATGGTGTAGAAAATGCTAAAAAAATAGAAGGTGTGAAAGAAGTATTCATAAAAACCAAAGCAGGAGATATATTAGTAACACCTACAAACAATTTAGAGAAAGCTGGTAATGTTATAACTGTAGGAAAAACAAGAGATGAGGCTGTGGCAATAGCAAATAAAGCTATAAATGCAGTTCATTTTAGACTTACAGATGAAAAAAGCATAACTGTAGAAGAAATAAAAAGAATAGCTCAGGAAAAATTAGCATCAAAACATAATGTCAATTACCTATTCAAAGATAATATAGATGAAAAAACAGGACTTTCTAATTATTCATTTAATCCAAGTATTATACATGAGGAAAAAGAAGTAAAATTAGAAACAACTTTATTTAACATGCATGTTTCTCAGCCTGTGATAATAGACACTATACATAATTTATCAGAAGTAATAGATGGTATAATGGATATAAGAGAATATTATGAAACAGTAATGGATAGTGCTTCTAATTGCGAAATATTAGCTATATTGAATGACTTTAATAATGAGGAGTTATTTGAATTGTCAGTAAAAACTGTTAAAGGAAAAAAAAGAGGTATTATCATGATTGATGGTAATAATAGTCAGGATATTATACTTCAAAGATTAAGAGAATCTGAAAAGAATGGTGCTTGTGCTGTAGGAATAGATTTCTCATATTGCTATAATATAAATTCAAATGACAAAATATATGTAAGAAGTGAAAAAGAATTATCAAAAATGATAAAAGAAATAGATATACCTATAATAATTAAAGGAATATCTAATGAAAATGATATACATAATATTAATTCTGCCCATGCAAATGCTGTATATTTTTCAAATAATAATAAGTATGCATTAAAAGGTATGGAAAAAGTTGCCGATACTATTAACAGAGTGGCTTGTAATTTGCATAATAGTCATAAAATGCAATTATTATGGCTTGCAGAATCTCCTAGATATGGAACAGATGTGTTTAAATATTTCATGTTGGGAGCTAATGCCGTTTCTATAACAGAAGAAAGTTTTATTGCAGCTATAAGTAAAGGCAGAAAAGGACTTGAATATGCTATCTATTCTAATAAATTAGAATTAGAGAAAATGATGAAAGTTTTTGGACAGCCAAAACTTAAATTTAATAATGCAATATGGCGCAAAAATTAG
- a CDS encoding nucleotidyltransferase substrate binding protein, whose product MPLNVETLEKSIKALEKSINVYYSYKEDENKDLIDTISLGVIHNFKIAYENSWKLMARWLDENISADTSHKTTKKGLFSLAGEYFLIDDVNMWIEFHNARNNTSHRYYGILSHEVLEYALKFPSYAEYLLNNLKEKV is encoded by the coding sequence ATGCCATTAAATGTTGAAACTTTAGAAAAATCTATAAAAGCATTAGAAAAATCTATTAATGTATATTACAGCTATAAAGAAGATGAAAATAAAGATTTGATAGATACAATATCGTTAGGAGTAATACATAATTTTAAAATAGCTTATGAGAACAGCTGGAAATTAATGGCTAGATGGCTTGATGAAAATATTTCAGCTGATACATCACATAAAACTACAAAAAAGGGATTATTCAGCCTTGCAGGCGAATATTTTTTAATAGATGATGTAAATATGTGGATAGAATTTCATAATGCTAGAAATAATACATCGCATAGATATTATGGGATTTTATCTCATGAAGTTTTAGAGTATGCATTAAAATTTCCAAGTTATGCAGAATATCTTTTAAATAATTTAAAGGAAAAAGTATAA
- a CDS encoding ABC transporter ATP-binding protein: protein MENKTIIKMNHVNKVFFSEHGYKEVIKDISLEVKENEFVVLFGPGQCGKTTLINLIAGLETAENSDIEVNGKKVTEPHPERGVVYQTTALFPFLTVMENVEFGPRARGIPKKERRDKAKYYIDLVGLNGFENSYPNQLSGGMRQRVGIARAYCNEPVVMLLDEPFGHLDAQTRYMMEEEIEKIWQKEKRTVVFVTNNIEEAVYLGDRIILLTNCPTVVKKEYIIDLPRPRRLTDPNFLKIRNEINDNMDITL from the coding sequence ATGGAAAATAAAACTATTATAAAAATGAATCATGTTAATAAAGTCTTTTTCAGTGAGCATGGATATAAAGAAGTTATAAAAGATATAAGTCTTGAAGTGAAGGAAAATGAATTTGTTGTATTATTCGGACCTGGTCAATGCGGAAAGACAACATTGATAAATTTAATAGCAGGACTTGAAACAGCAGAAAATTCTGATATAGAAGTTAATGGTAAAAAGGTAACTGAACCTCATCCGGAAAGGGGAGTTGTATATCAAACTACTGCTTTATTTCCTTTTTTGACTGTTATGGAAAATGTAGAGTTTGGGCCTAGAGCAAGGGGAATACCAAAGAAAGAGAGAAGAGATAAAGCAAAATATTATATAGATTTAGTAGGACTTAATGGATTTGAAAATAGTTATCCGAATCAATTATCCGGAGGTATGAGGCAGAGGGTAGGAATAGCCAGAGCTTATTGCAATGAACCTGTTGTTATGCTTCTTGATGAGCCTTTCGGACATTTGGATGCACAAACTAGGTATATGATGGAAGAAGAAATTGAAAAGATTTGGCAGAAAGAAAAAAGAACTGTTGTATTTGTTACTAACAATATAGAAGAAGCTGTTTATTTGGGTGACAGAATAATACTTCTTACAAACTGTCCTACGGTTGTAAAAAAAGAATATATTATAGATTTGCCTAGACCTAGAAGATTAACTGATCCTAATTTCCTTAAAATTAGAAATGAAATAAATGATAATATGGATATAACTTTATAA
- a CDS encoding LacI family DNA-binding transcriptional regulator: MATIREIAKLAGVSIGTVDRALNNRGRIDHDVEQKILDIAKSLNYKPDKIAKSLAIRKKKFKIAAVLNTYNNLFFEDVIRGIEIAGKEIEEFGMSIIIKRCKDFDADNQLELIEEAINEGANAMAIVAINDERVKNKISELYNNNFPIVLLNSFVDSKDCIAYVGCNYDLAGEIAASLLNIISNGNNINLLVFSNNFNKMLGNKKRVDSLVSRLNSDYKNVNVQSIIEMEKDNNLNFDKSKNNLLKHMDTDVVICPGAETSKYVINAIKELGLYNKIKIITYDCSDVVKEGLLDRGIVASITQNPKEQGYRAIKVLFEYLLTKTIPDKRYTYIETQVIFRENLL; this comes from the coding sequence ATGGCTACCATAAGAGAAATAGCAAAATTAGCAGGAGTTTCAATAGGAACAGTTGACAGAGCTTTAAATAACAGAGGACGCATAGATCATGACGTAGAGCAAAAAATATTGGATATTGCCAAGTCATTAAATTATAAACCAGATAAAATAGCCAAATCATTAGCCATTAGAAAGAAGAAATTTAAAATAGCTGCAGTTCTTAATACTTATAATAATTTATTTTTTGAAGATGTCATTAGAGGTATAGAAATAGCTGGAAAAGAGATAGAAGAATTTGGAATGTCTATTATTATAAAAAGATGTAAAGACTTTGATGCTGATAATCAATTAGAACTCATTGAAGAAGCTATTAATGAAGGAGCTAATGCTATGGCTATAGTTGCCATAAATGATGAGAGAGTAAAAAATAAAATATCTGAACTTTATAATAATAATTTTCCAATAGTGCTTTTAAATTCTTTTGTTGATAGTAAAGACTGCATAGCTTATGTAGGATGCAATTATGATCTAGCCGGAGAAATAGCCGCTTCACTTTTAAATATTATATCAAATGGAAACAACATTAATTTACTAGTTTTTTCTAATAATTTCAATAAAATGCTTGGAAATAAAAAGCGTGTTGACAGTTTAGTAAGCAGACTTAATTCTGATTATAAAAATGTAAATGTACAATCAATAATAGAAATGGAAAAAGATAATAATCTTAATTTTGATAAAAGTAAAAATAACTTATTAAAACATATGGATACCGATGTTGTTATATGCCCTGGTGCAGAAACTAGTAAATATGTTATTAATGCTATTAAAGAATTAGGTTTATATAATAAAATAAAAATCATAACTTATGACTGTTCAGATGTTGTAAAAGAAGGACTTTTAGACAGAGGTATAGTTGCTTCAATAACACAAAATCCAAAAGAGCAAGGATACAGAGCAATAAAAGTTTTATTTGAATATTTACTTACAAAAACTATACCTGATAAAAGATATACCTATATAGAAACACAAGTAATATTTAGAGAAAATTTATTGTAA
- a CDS encoding ABC transporter permease, with protein sequence MKNKEKKRLKLSDFEKTIWAVISIIGFLIVWQLLTTYTPIKITTPKPLEVFKFLVWSLTHNIGQQTILGHILISIFRVLTGFAIGAVTGIILGISMGVNKYARAIIRPFFEVFRQIPPIAWIPMAILWFGIGEVPKVFIIFIGTFVNVTLNAYAGSSQVNPTLIGAAKMLGSNERDIFLHVILPASVPQIFNGMQVGFSVSWMGVLAAEMVSSFAGVGWVIIRGSDTANIPQVLAGMIAIGIVGLLLSSLMRYIEKRLTIWNSTGI encoded by the coding sequence ATGAAAAATAAAGAAAAAAAGAGATTAAAATTATCTGATTTTGAAAAAACTATTTGGGCTGTTATATCTATAATAGGATTTTTAATTGTATGGCAATTATTAACAACTTATACTCCTATAAAAATTACCACACCTAAACCATTAGAGGTATTTAAATTTTTAGTATGGAGTTTAACTCATAATATAGGTCAGCAAACTATATTGGGACATATATTAATAAGTATATTCAGAGTATTAACAGGTTTTGCTATAGGTGCTGTAACAGGTATAATATTAGGAATATCTATGGGTGTTAATAAATATGCAAGAGCAATAATAAGACCATTCTTTGAAGTGTTCAGACAAATTCCTCCTATAGCTTGGATACCTATGGCTATACTTTGGTTTGGAATAGGCGAAGTACCTAAAGTATTTATAATATTTATTGGTACTTTTGTTAATGTTACTTTGAATGCTTATGCAGGAAGTTCTCAGGTTAATCCTACTTTAATAGGAGCTGCTAAAATGCTTGGCTCTAATGAGAGAGATATATTTTTGCATGTTATACTTCCGGCTTCTGTACCTCAAATATTCAATGGTATGCAGGTAGGTTTTTCAGTAAGCTGGATGGGTGTATTAGCAGCTGAAATGGTTAGTTCTTTTGCTGGTGTAGGTTGGGTTATAATAAGAGGTTCTGATACGGCAAATATACCTCAAGTTTTAGCTGGTATGATAGCTATAGGTATAGTTGGTTTATTATTATCTTCTTTAATGAGATATATAGAAAAGAGATTAACTATTTGGAATTCTACTGGTATATAA
- a CDS encoding ABC transporter ATP-binding protein: MTNDTREVKVKVSRLTKKFGDLLVLNDISFNVMKGEFLCIVGPTGCGKTTFLNSLTKLYKPTYGAIQIDGEHVDLKKHDIAYIFQEYSTMPWLKVEENVKFGLKIKKLPQDVIEERADRVIKMVGLEKFKNFYPSELSASMLQRVVIAKAFAVEPELLLMDEPYGQLDVSLRFKLEDELLNIWKTLGTTIIFITHNIEEAVYLGERVLVLTNKPTSIKKEIHIDLEHPRNIADPKFVEYREEITELIKWW, translated from the coding sequence ATGACAAATGATACTAGAGAAGTAAAAGTAAAAGTTTCAAGATTAACAAAAAAATTCGGTGATTTATTGGTTTTAAATGATATATCATTTAATGTTATGAAAGGTGAGTTTTTATGCATAGTAGGACCTACTGGCTGCGGTAAAACTACATTTTTAAATAGCCTTACAAAGTTATACAAACCAACTTACGGAGCCATACAGATAGACGGCGAACATGTTGACTTAAAAAAACATGATATAGCATATATATTTCAGGAATATTCCACTATGCCTTGGCTTAAAGTAGAGGAGAATGTTAAGTTCGGATTAAAAATAAAAAAACTTCCTCAAGATGTTATCGAAGAGAGGGCAGACAGAGTAATAAAAATGGTTGGGCTTGAGAAGTTTAAAAACTTTTATCCAAGCGAGCTTTCTGCTAGTATGCTTCAAAGGGTAGTTATAGCTAAGGCATTTGCTGTGGAGCCTGAATTGCTTTTGATGGATGAACCTTATGGGCAATTAGATGTTTCTTTGAGATTTAAATTAGAAGATGAGCTTTTAAATATATGGAAAACTTTGGGTACTACAATTATATTTATTACTCATAATATAGAAGAAGCTGTTTATTTAGGTGAAAGAGTTTTAGTGTTGACTAATAAGCCAACTTCTATAAAAAAAGAAATACATATAGATTTGGAACATCCTAGAAATATAGCAGATCCTAAATTTGTTGAATATAGAGAAGAAATAACAGAACTTATAAAATGGTGGTAA